In a single window of the Elaeis guineensis isolate ETL-2024a chromosome 4, EG11, whole genome shotgun sequence genome:
- the LOC105044290 gene encoding uncharacterized protein isoform X3, producing MHRKDILWFVLYKLYISVVFFPLSVTVGARDLKLPLQNENPMVDDSGMSNLVTIGKAATLTSASDFKGSLKNMEKSKGNHNGSANPNVRRKALADVTNVAVNIYKNAKHDGSKPMKAKADRSMFLQRPSLGPGARTVNAASRKSFMGTAKVNLCQGAGDMHTSERGIKDTKASSCYQRSQARISSQESFVNIRRTARSSLIPTRKSLPVLKRVNQGDANDSKGCAQNSGEAKEMSNAPVKAKFGKNVAPRVNNGRSHLRRNRASDGFMIMGPTASADACVLSRKSVKPIVKTTLRVSNTRRASKSKCSSALIKSRSVVSISSKKKEVASSFHLERTALEASDEATQAQPISDGIQTQIQIPLPRKNQTVGGPTLLY from the exons ATGCATAGGAAAGATATCTTGTGGTTTGTATTATATAAATTGTATATCAGCGTCGTGTTTTTTCCTCTTTCGGTAACAGTTGGTGCGAGAGACCTGAAGCTTCCTTTGCAAAATGAAAACCCTATGGTCGATGACAGTGGCAT GAGTAACTTGGTAACAATTGGCAAAGCAGCTACTTTGACTAGTGCAAGTGATTTTAAG GGGAGTTTGAAAAATATGGAAAAGAGCAAAGGCAATCATAATGGATCAG CGAATCCAAATGTTAGAAGGAAAGCATTGGCTGATGTCACTAATGTCGCAGTCAACATTTACAAAAATGCAAAGCATGATGGTTCCAAACCAAT GAAGGCTAAAGCTGACAGAAGTATGTTTTTGCAAAG GCCTTCACTGGGTCCAGGTGCTAGGACTGTTAATGCTGCATCAAGAAAATCATTCATG GGAACAGCAAAAGTAAATCTTTGTCAGGGTGCCGGTGACATGCACACATCAGAGAGAG GTATTAAAGATACAAAGGCCTCTTCTTGTTATCAAAGGTCACAGGCCAGAATTTCAAGCCAAGAATCTTTTGTTAACATCAG GAGAACTGCCAGGAGTTCACTTATACCAACGAG GAAGTCTTTGCCTGTGTTAAAGAGGGTAAATCAAGGGGATGCAAATGACTCAAAG GGATGTGCTCAAAACTCAGGAGAAGCCAAAGAAATGAGCAATGCTCCAG TTAAGGCTAAATTTGGCAAGAATGTTGCACCACGGGTGAACAATGGTAGAAGCCATCTTCGGAGGAACCGAGCAAGTGATGGGTTCATGATAAT GGGCCCTACAGCTAGTGCGGATGCATGTGTTTTGTCAAGAAAATCTGTAAAG CCAATTGTGAAGACCACACTCAGAGTTTCCAATACCCGAAGGGCTTCGAAATCCAAATGTTCATCAGCTCTGATTAAGTCAAGATCTGTGGTTTCAATCTCATCCAAGAAGAAAGAAGTTGCTTCATCTTTTCATCTGGAGAGAACTGCATTAGAGGCTTCAGATGAAGCCACCCAAGCACAGCCTATATCTGATGGCATTCAAACTCAAATACAGATTCCACTTCCAAGAAAAAATCAAACCGTAGGAGGTCCTACACTTCTTTATTGA
- the LOC105044290 gene encoding uncharacterized protein isoform X1 has product MHRKDILWFVLYKLYISVVFFPLSVTVGARDLKLPLQNENPMVDDSGMSNLVTIGKAATLTSASDFKGSLKNMEKSKGNHNGSANPNVRRKALADVTNVAVNIYKNAKHDGSKPMKAKADRSMFLQRPSLGPGARTVNAASRKSFMGTAKVNLCQGAGDMHTSERGIKDTKASSCYQRSQARISSQESFVNIRRTARSSLIPTRKSLPVLKRVNQGDANDSKGCAQNSGEAKEMSNAPVKAKFGKNVAPRVNNGRSHLRRNRASDGFMIMGPTASADACVLSRKSVKAQHPCLADYMSIQTSITPHMRGILINWLIEVHFKFDLMQETLYLMVTLLDQYLSQVNIEKNEMQLVGLTSLLLASKYEDFWHPRVKDLISVSAESYTRNQVLDMSNLTC; this is encoded by the exons ATGCATAGGAAAGATATCTTGTGGTTTGTATTATATAAATTGTATATCAGCGTCGTGTTTTTTCCTCTTTCGGTAACAGTTGGTGCGAGAGACCTGAAGCTTCCTTTGCAAAATGAAAACCCTATGGTCGATGACAGTGGCAT GAGTAACTTGGTAACAATTGGCAAAGCAGCTACTTTGACTAGTGCAAGTGATTTTAAG GGGAGTTTGAAAAATATGGAAAAGAGCAAAGGCAATCATAATGGATCAG CGAATCCAAATGTTAGAAGGAAAGCATTGGCTGATGTCACTAATGTCGCAGTCAACATTTACAAAAATGCAAAGCATGATGGTTCCAAACCAAT GAAGGCTAAAGCTGACAGAAGTATGTTTTTGCAAAG GCCTTCACTGGGTCCAGGTGCTAGGACTGTTAATGCTGCATCAAGAAAATCATTCATG GGAACAGCAAAAGTAAATCTTTGTCAGGGTGCCGGTGACATGCACACATCAGAGAGAG GTATTAAAGATACAAAGGCCTCTTCTTGTTATCAAAGGTCACAGGCCAGAATTTCAAGCCAAGAATCTTTTGTTAACATCAG GAGAACTGCCAGGAGTTCACTTATACCAACGAG GAAGTCTTTGCCTGTGTTAAAGAGGGTAAATCAAGGGGATGCAAATGACTCAAAG GGATGTGCTCAAAACTCAGGAGAAGCCAAAGAAATGAGCAATGCTCCAG TTAAGGCTAAATTTGGCAAGAATGTTGCACCACGGGTGAACAATGGTAGAAGCCATCTTCGGAGGAACCGAGCAAGTGATGGGTTCATGATAAT GGGCCCTACAGCTAGTGCGGATGCATGTGTTTTGTCAAGAAAATCTGTAAAG GCACAGCATCCATGTCTGGCAGATTACATGTCGATTCAGACATCCATTACACCTCATATGCGGGGCATATTGATCAACTGGCTAATCGAA GTAcacttcaaatttgatttaatgcAAGAAACACTTTACCTCATGGTCACGTTGTTGGACCAATATCTCTCACAGGTCAATATTGAGAAAAATGAGATGCAGTTGGTTGGTCTTACTTCCCTCTTGTTGGCATCGAAGTATGAGGACTTTTGGCACCCAAG ggttaaagatttaattagtgtaTCAGCTGAGTCATACACAAGAAACCAAGTGCTTGACATG TCAAATCTTACATGCTGA
- the LOC105044290 gene encoding uncharacterized protein isoform X2: MHRKDILWFVLYKLYISVVFFPLSVTVGARDLKLPLQNENPMVDDSGMSNLVTIGKAATLTSASDFKGSLKNMEKSKGNHNGSANPNVRRKALADVTNVAVNIYKNAKHDGSKPMKAKADRSMFLQRPSLGPGARTVNAASRKSFMGTAKVNLCQGAGDMHTSERGIKDTKASSCYQRSQARISSQESFVNIRRTARSSLIPTRKSLPVLKRVNQGDANDSKGCAQNSGEAKEMSNAPVKAKFGKNVAPRVNNGRSHLRRNRASDGFMIMGPTASADACVLSRKSVKAQHPCLADYMSIQTSITPHMRGILINWLIEVHFKFDLMQETLYLMVTLLDQYLSQVNIEKNEMQLVGLTSLLLASKYEDFWHPRSNLTC; the protein is encoded by the exons ATGCATAGGAAAGATATCTTGTGGTTTGTATTATATAAATTGTATATCAGCGTCGTGTTTTTTCCTCTTTCGGTAACAGTTGGTGCGAGAGACCTGAAGCTTCCTTTGCAAAATGAAAACCCTATGGTCGATGACAGTGGCAT GAGTAACTTGGTAACAATTGGCAAAGCAGCTACTTTGACTAGTGCAAGTGATTTTAAG GGGAGTTTGAAAAATATGGAAAAGAGCAAAGGCAATCATAATGGATCAG CGAATCCAAATGTTAGAAGGAAAGCATTGGCTGATGTCACTAATGTCGCAGTCAACATTTACAAAAATGCAAAGCATGATGGTTCCAAACCAAT GAAGGCTAAAGCTGACAGAAGTATGTTTTTGCAAAG GCCTTCACTGGGTCCAGGTGCTAGGACTGTTAATGCTGCATCAAGAAAATCATTCATG GGAACAGCAAAAGTAAATCTTTGTCAGGGTGCCGGTGACATGCACACATCAGAGAGAG GTATTAAAGATACAAAGGCCTCTTCTTGTTATCAAAGGTCACAGGCCAGAATTTCAAGCCAAGAATCTTTTGTTAACATCAG GAGAACTGCCAGGAGTTCACTTATACCAACGAG GAAGTCTTTGCCTGTGTTAAAGAGGGTAAATCAAGGGGATGCAAATGACTCAAAG GGATGTGCTCAAAACTCAGGAGAAGCCAAAGAAATGAGCAATGCTCCAG TTAAGGCTAAATTTGGCAAGAATGTTGCACCACGGGTGAACAATGGTAGAAGCCATCTTCGGAGGAACCGAGCAAGTGATGGGTTCATGATAAT GGGCCCTACAGCTAGTGCGGATGCATGTGTTTTGTCAAGAAAATCTGTAAAG GCACAGCATCCATGTCTGGCAGATTACATGTCGATTCAGACATCCATTACACCTCATATGCGGGGCATATTGATCAACTGGCTAATCGAA GTAcacttcaaatttgatttaatgcAAGAAACACTTTACCTCATGGTCACGTTGTTGGACCAATATCTCTCACAGGTCAATATTGAGAAAAATGAGATGCAGTTGGTTGGTCTTACTTCCCTCTTGTTGGCATCGAAGTATGAGGACTTTTGGCACCCAAGG TCAAATCTTACATGCTGA
- the LOC105044290 gene encoding uncharacterized protein isoform X4: MVDDSGMSNLVTIGKAATLTSASDFKGSLKNMEKSKGNHNGSANPNVRRKALADVTNVAVNIYKNAKHDGSKPMKAKADRSMFLQRPSLGPGARTVNAASRKSFMGTAKVNLCQGAGDMHTSERGIKDTKASSCYQRSQARISSQESFVNIRRTARSSLIPTRKSLPVLKRVNQGDANDSKGCAQNSGEAKEMSNAPVKAKFGKNVAPRVNNGRSHLRRNRASDGFMIMGPTASADACVLSRKSVKAQHPCLADYMSIQTSITPHMRGILINWLIEVHFKFDLMQETLYLMVTLLDQYLSQVNIEKNEMQLVGLTSLLLASKYEDFWHPRVKDLISVSAESYTRNQVLDMSNLTC, translated from the exons ATGGTCGATGACAGTGGCAT GAGTAACTTGGTAACAATTGGCAAAGCAGCTACTTTGACTAGTGCAAGTGATTTTAAG GGGAGTTTGAAAAATATGGAAAAGAGCAAAGGCAATCATAATGGATCAG CGAATCCAAATGTTAGAAGGAAAGCATTGGCTGATGTCACTAATGTCGCAGTCAACATTTACAAAAATGCAAAGCATGATGGTTCCAAACCAAT GAAGGCTAAAGCTGACAGAAGTATGTTTTTGCAAAG GCCTTCACTGGGTCCAGGTGCTAGGACTGTTAATGCTGCATCAAGAAAATCATTCATG GGAACAGCAAAAGTAAATCTTTGTCAGGGTGCCGGTGACATGCACACATCAGAGAGAG GTATTAAAGATACAAAGGCCTCTTCTTGTTATCAAAGGTCACAGGCCAGAATTTCAAGCCAAGAATCTTTTGTTAACATCAG GAGAACTGCCAGGAGTTCACTTATACCAACGAG GAAGTCTTTGCCTGTGTTAAAGAGGGTAAATCAAGGGGATGCAAATGACTCAAAG GGATGTGCTCAAAACTCAGGAGAAGCCAAAGAAATGAGCAATGCTCCAG TTAAGGCTAAATTTGGCAAGAATGTTGCACCACGGGTGAACAATGGTAGAAGCCATCTTCGGAGGAACCGAGCAAGTGATGGGTTCATGATAAT GGGCCCTACAGCTAGTGCGGATGCATGTGTTTTGTCAAGAAAATCTGTAAAG GCACAGCATCCATGTCTGGCAGATTACATGTCGATTCAGACATCCATTACACCTCATATGCGGGGCATATTGATCAACTGGCTAATCGAA GTAcacttcaaatttgatttaatgcAAGAAACACTTTACCTCATGGTCACGTTGTTGGACCAATATCTCTCACAGGTCAATATTGAGAAAAATGAGATGCAGTTGGTTGGTCTTACTTCCCTCTTGTTGGCATCGAAGTATGAGGACTTTTGGCACCCAAG ggttaaagatttaattagtgtaTCAGCTGAGTCATACACAAGAAACCAAGTGCTTGACATG TCAAATCTTACATGCTGA
- the LOC140856974 gene encoding putative cyclin-B3-1 codes for MLRFLKAAQLDKKHYQKLEHLAFYLIELCLVECEALKLKPSQLCASALYVARCTLQMTPAWTPLLLKHARYDVSQFRDCAEMILRFQKSARSGQLKVTYEKYMRSDLSGVAAIKPLVV; via the exons ATGCTAAGGTTTCTCAAGGCTGCCCAATTGGATAAAAAGCATTATCAAAAG CTTGAACATCTGGCATTTTACCTCATCGAGCTGTGCTTAGTTGAATGCGAAGCTTTGAAGCTCAAGCCTTCACAATTATGTGCATCAGCTCTCTATGTTGCTCGTTGTACTTTGCAAATGACTCCAGCTTGGACCCCGCTGCTACTCAAGCACGCACGCTATGATGTGTCCCAATTTAG GGACTGTGCGGAGATGATTTTAAGATTCCAAAAATCTGCAAGATCAGGACAGTTGAAGGTCACCTATGAGAAGTACATGAGATCTGATCTGAGTGGTGTTGCAGCTATAAAACCATTAGTTGTGTGA